From a region of the Fibrobacter sp. UWR4 genome:
- a CDS encoding GTP-binding protein, with protein MAKEHFDRSKPHCNIGTIGHVDHGKTTLTAAICTTLAAKGLAAAKRFD; from the coding sequence ATGGCAAAAGAACATTTTGACAGAAGTAAGCCGCACTGCAACATCGGCACTATCGGCCACGTTGACCACGGTAAGACCACTCTGACCGCTGCAATCTGCACCACCCTCGCCGCTAAGGGCCTGGCTGCTGCAAAGCGTTTCGACGA